Sequence from the Meleagris gallopavo isolate NT-WF06-2002-E0010 breed Aviagen turkey brand Nicholas breeding stock chromosome Z, Turkey_5.1, whole genome shotgun sequence genome:
TTCATCTTGATTAGGAAGTTGGACAAAGTCATTactgcagaaaatgaagcaaaagaaTCTCTTCTAGTCCAGCCCTGCAAAGACAGCTCAATATTAACATCTTCCTAAAACAAACCTAAGAGATCTTCCCTTCAGCATCTAATTCATACAATAATAAGAGCAGATGTTTACTGCATCCACAGTGTATTTGAAGAGCGCTCAAAAGCACTTCAGTACTGCAATTTCAACCTGAAATTGTTCAAGTACTCATTTCCATGCAAGAGGAAACAATACCAAGGGCAGTGGTGAGATCAGACCGTCCTGTACTTGTGAGCTATTAGTTTTAGGGAATATTGCATCAAAACAGATTAAGACCTTTGAGACTCCCTCTCAACGCACAGAGCACCACTGTTCCCAAGTTGTCTCATGCATGCCATAGGGATTAGATAACTAAAGCAGTTCATTCTTTTGATATTCTCTAGAAGTTCATTCTTCCCTGCATAGGCACCTAGCAACCACCTCATTTTGTTTCAATGAATCCAAGGACGCTCACTGCCACTTCTGTGGTTCTCCCAAAGGCTACTGTCTCTCAGCGCTACTCTTGGACCTTACCTGGGCATCATCCACATCAATTTCAATGAACACCACATCACCAAACTTGTCACACAAACTCTGGAAcgaaaaatgaaattatgtaGTTACTGCTCCAGGAAAGCCAGTTCTTAAAAAGGTACATTTGTAGAAACTGGTGCTGTGAGACATGACATGTTACCTTAAAGCAGCTACTTTGCTGaccagaaattaattttcagctcCATCCCCTGGAATAGTCTGCTGAAGCACCtaagcagaagggaaaggacTTTCCTTCCCTGATGGCTTCCCCCTCACCACAGAAAGATACTACAGTTTATCTGAATGCAGTTTTAATAATCAGAACCAGAACACACTGTTTCAACTCCACTGTTGCCAGTTCTTGAGGGAATGCATCAGCTAGGTCCCTACAGACTGATGCATCAGAGCACCAGGACAGCCAAAACGCAACAGTCAGTTCCCTGTGTTTCCAAGTATTTTATTCAGTAGTCAGCAATCATATACTTCTAAAATTTCTCCCTCAAGAAAATACTGTCCACCCCACAGACAAAGGAGGTTTCCACCATATTACTGGCAAGTTGCACAGAAGTATATGTGTATACCTACAGttactgtgaaaaacaaaggCTACTTACATGGAAAAATGGCTTGATCATTTTGCATGGTCCACACCATGTGGCAGAGAAATCAACCACTACAAGCTTCTCACCAGCAGACTTCAGTTCTGCCTCAAATTCGgactataaagaaaaaagaattgaaaatattAAGGATTTCCCCCCCATTCTTTGCAAAAGGTTTAGACTAACCCCCAAGTTAGCTTTCCCTTAGCCTTCACACAGTACCTTCACTTAAGTTATTTGGATAGTGATGCATGCACTCCTGTGAATTGCTTCCATCAGTGCTAGCATCCACCACTGCCTTCTGATGCCTCAATTAGGAAATACCACAGTGCTCAGTCACTGAACTGTGGAGGTTTAGCTGGAAATTAGCATGAGCTGAGATCGTAAGCTAGACTGAGTAGTGTTACACTTTTAACATGATTCCAACAGTCCTTAACATTCAATTCTCATGTGCAATTTGATGGAAAGACACCCACTTTCCTCTAGGACTTTTCTCCACAGAATTTGAGGACAAACTTCTGCAGGCTTTTCCAGTTTGGTGCCTTTTCCAATCAATGGCTAGAATCAAGATGTTTCATGGTTTACCCTACAGCATGTTTTCTAAAGCAATAGCTTCattgtataaatattttatttattctgccAAGTACATTGGAGTGCAACTTCAGTAGTCAATACAATGCTACACAGACTATGCCAGTAACAACTAATATTTCAGGTTAACAGAGAGATCTCTGCCACACTTTGTTACAAGGGACATTTCTGGATAGCATGCTTTGCATTTTAGAGCTCCTTGTGtgccactgttttcaaagaGCAAATGTTTTAGCAGAAGTGTAAGGTATTGAAGGCAAGAAATATTTGCAtgctagaaaacaaacaagtatcTCAGGCAGAGTGAGCAAAGGGTGCAGATCCAGCATATAGGCAAGTCTGCATAACATGCTGTAAATCCAAATATGTCTGGCACTATAGCTTCCCACTGTAGATGTCTCAACCTCCTGATGCAGCTGTCCTCAGACATGCAGCCTCCATATGCTGAGCTCCTCCATCCTTGCACTGTGAGTAGACACTGAGTCTATCCACTATGAGACCAGCAGCCAACACCCCATATCACCTGCTCTCAGTCTGAGGGATGAGTGGAGAACTTCTATTTTTCCAACATTTTCTCTGCTGAGCTAACGTGCATCCCAATCTCTAAAGAACAACACTGTCTCCAGCAAAGTTCAATACTAACACATACAATAGTCCATGCTATCTGCTCCCAGCAGTTACTTAAAACCGTAACGGTCTTAGTAAAGCCTCATTCATTCCCACCTCCAAACCCTGATTTTTGGCATATATTCTCACACCTCTGCACTGTAACAGACATTAATATTAATTCTACCTCCCACACCTGCCAACTAGACTACCTTCCTTACTCTTATTTCCTCAGGCCAGTTGACTAACCACTGTATCCTGCAAGAGGAAGTCCATCCCTGGGATATACTGGTCATATGACCGCACATCTCAGGACAGTATTTGCACAGAACAAGGGCAAAGTGGGAGGACATGGCACTTCCTGCTGATCACAAACTATACACACCATTGGAGACCTGGATCTGAGCACtgctctccagctgcagccaggcatTACCCTGTGAGTCATCCCTAGAATCAGCTAAAATtgctgtgggcagcctgagaAGAGAGACAGGGTCCAACAGTGTTATCCCTGAGGGATCCAGCAAGGGTGGACTGTGTTGGTATTTTTCTCAGAGAACATTACTATCCCTAAAGTAGGgaagacagcagcagcaagagatCTGCTTGACCTTCCTGACTTCTAGTCTTCTGCAATAACTATGGATCGATAAGCTTCATATAGAAATATCTTTGTTAATGGAAGGGACACCTCCCCCTGCAAGTCTACGTGGCCACAATTATTAGAGGATCTCACAGCTTTGCCAGCAATGTTTTCATTCTTACTCCTGAGGGGAAAAGCCTCTGAAAAGCTTTCAAATATCCAGCTGGTGCCTCCCTGAGCCCATGGAGGGCCTCGCTTTGCACGCACCGTTATGCTGGAGGAGAAGGCAAACAGTGTGCTGTTAGGGTTCAGTTTCCAAGGGCCGGGTGAGAGAAAACAGGTGGCAAGGACAGGTTCCAGTGCAGCAGGGGCTCCCAGCAGCCGCCAGTACCCCAAAATGGAGGCTACAAACCCACGCCGTAAGAAATCCACTGCTCTCAGCACAGCGGAGACGGCTTTAATAGAAGACCTCAGCTATACGCACGTTCCGAGCTGCCCTTGGACTGCGCTTAGCCTGGCCATCAGCTGACTGCCAAGGGTCACTGCAACAGTCGGTGTTCGCAGTTTAACCGGAGCGGCCAGCACAGCCCTACAGACCCGGCTTCCCAAGCTGCCACCTGCAGCCGAAACGGAGCCGCCCCTCCCTCAGCGAGGCGGGAGGAGACGCGAACGGATCGCGGCTCTGGGACTGAACTCGCACAAAGGAGCGCAGCCACGCgctgccagccctgccctcGACACAAAGCCCCCCCCTTCGCCTCCCCGCTTCTCAGCGCGGCCACCNNNNNNNNNNNNNNNNNNNNNNNNNNNNNNNNNNNNNNNNNNNNNNNNNNNNNNNNNNNNNNNNNNNNNNNNNNNNNNNNNNNNNNNNNNNNNNNNNNNNNNNNNNNNNNNNNNNNNNNNNNNNNNNNNNNNNNNNNNNNNNNNNNNNNNNNNNNNNNNNNNNNNNNNNNNNNNNNNNNNNNNNNNNNNNNNNNNNNNNNNNNNNNNNNNNNNNNNNNNNNNNNNNNNNNNNNNNNNNNNNNNNNNNNNNNNNNNNNNNNNNNNNNNNNNNNNNNNNNNNNNNNNNNNNNNNNNNNNNNNNNNNNNNNNNNNNNNNNNNNNNNNNNNNNNNNNNNNNNNNNNNNNNNNNNNNNNNNNNNNNNNNNNNNNNNNNNNNNNNNNNNNNNNNNNNNNNNNNNNNNNNNNNNNNNNNNNNNNNNNNNNNNNNNNNNNNNNNNNNNNNNNNNNNNNNNNNNNNNNNNNNNNNNNNNNNNNNNNNNNNNNNNNNNNNNNNNNNNNNNNNNNNNNNNNNNNNNNNNNNNNNNNNNNNNNNNNNNNNNNNNNNNNNNNNNNNNNNNNNNNNNNNNNNNNNNNNNNNNNNNNNNNNNNNNNNNNNNNNNNNNNNNNNNNNNNNNNNNNNNNNNNNNNNNNNNNNNNNNNNNNNNNNNNNNNNNNNNNNNNNNNNNNNNNNNNNNNNNNNNNNNNNNNNNNNNNNNNNNNNNNNNNNNNNNNNNNNNNNNNNNNNNNNNNNNNNNNNNNNNNNNNNNNNNNNNNNNNNNNNNNNNNNNNNNNNNNNNNNNNNNNNNNNNNNNNNNNNNNNNNNNNNNNNNNNNNNNNNNNNNNNNNNNNNNNNNNNNNNNNNNNNNNNNNNNNNNNNNNNTTCTTCCCCCCCTCCTCCAAGAGCGGGGAGTGGGGGTACGCAGGGACGGCGTGGGGCTCGGGGTGGGCTGCGAAGGCTTCATGGCAGCTGCGCTTAAAGCGGTGGTCCTGCCTTAAAACTGAATCCCATCAGATGTCGGCTGGGATCCGTGTGCCCGCCCCGCATCGAGGTGCCGTGCTGTGTGTGCTTAAAGAGCTGCCTCCGTCTGCTGCGAGCGGGCAGCGtgctgtccctgctgtccctTCTGCCTGTGCCACGTGTCTGCATGTCCCCATATCCATGTGTTTATCCCCTGTCCGCCTGACCCATATCTGCCTGTCCCTCTTATCTGTGTGTCTGTTGTGTCCGTGTGCACGCTGTCTGCCTGTCTGTCATGTCTACACGTCCCCCTCCTCTATCTCTCCCCACTGTCTGTGTGTCTCTTGTGTCTCTCGTGTCCACATGTCTGCCCCTTCCCTTGTGTCCATCTGTCCCTCATCTGCCCATCTACCTGTCTCTTGCATCCATGAAATTTCTTTGCACACCTGTCCCCATGTCTGCCTGCCTGTCATGTCCACACGTCCCCCTCTTCTACCTCTCTCCAGTGTCTGTGTCTCTTGTGTCTCTCGTGTCCACGTCTGCTCCTTCCCTTGTGTTTATCTGTCTCTCATCTGCCCATCTACCTGTCTCTTGCATCCATGAAATTTCTTTGCATACCTGTCCCTGTCTGCATGCCTTTCATGTCTGTGTGTCCTTTGCGATC
This genomic interval carries:
- the TXN gene encoding LOW QUALITY PROTEIN: thioredoxin (The sequence of the model RefSeq protein was modified relative to this genomic sequence to represent the inferred CDS: substituted 1 base at 1 genomic stop codon), which gives rise to MGGKSLIFSILFSLXSEFEAELKSAGEKLVVVDFSATWCGPCKMIKPFFHSLCDKFGDVVFIEIDVDDAQDVATHCDVKCMPTFQFYKNGKKVQEFSGANKEKLEETIKSLV